A region from the Silene latifolia isolate original U9 population chromosome 7, ASM4854445v1, whole genome shotgun sequence genome encodes:
- the LOC141589820 gene encoding uncharacterized protein LOC141589820 has protein sequence MEICDFPLICYWDGEVLEQNGCVTYRGGNQCFILASTKMTYLELVEEIYKGIGVQSLGTQLKVMMKFPSAGCFKIVPLNNEGAFKALWTSIRHSHAPSMDIFVEVSTSQIVTPTPSIRLDDVAQFVSLETNDVNDGEFYGNLEGDEIDEELTILDENLLANEEDGDDDLVFASAPIVEFNKIDQLDEDELNSWKTWENMVRYEHGKEFAVGQFPNKASLSDEVTSYCVKANQFFKVSESKPNTITFKCSRSPTPCNWRLRATQKDFHSEVFTIVTYKGPHDESCVCDMVPQDHMNLKRAFISHEIRNLVEGDWGYKVNSVVTYILDKYGYTISYTKAWNAKQRAIEEIFGDWDKSYELLPRFMQGLKESNPGTIVQFYTTPTTNPNVQKFKRVFWAFKPCIDGFEHCRSVLNIDGTHLYGKFKGTIMTAMSIDANNQIFPVAFAIVEAENTDSWPWFMSCIRVFVTKRSGLCVISDRHKGIMKAMSEVGSGWEEPYAYHRVCIRHLASNVNTRFRNNAVKEMFGSTAMQLQNKKFDIGFHRLGELNREAQQYVVEIRIEKLSICHDGGHRYGILTTNLAEAFNNVLKGARFLPVTALVKFARKRLMKGLHYSPKITTLLEENCQKGAYHKVVAFNHVGGVYQVTTRRGSRPMSHGNHLHTVDLSKRTCTCNKFQTYKYPCSHVYAVCKKKGLNATQFVDIAYSTGEHLASYASKFHPLKDEAYWGPYNGSKIVCDEQNKRGNGRRKNKRFLNEMDEKSKNKVT, from the coding sequence aTGGAAATTTGTGATTTTCCTCTTATTTGTTATTGGGATGGAGAAGTGTTGGAGCAAAATGGATGTGTAACTTATAGAGGAGGGAATCAATGTTTTATTCTAGCTAGCACAAAGATGACATATCTTGAATTAGTTGAAGAGATATATAAGGGAATCGGCGTTCAAagtttgggtactcaattgaaggTAATGATGAAATTTCCAAGTGCCGGGTGTTTCAAAATTGTACCCCTTAATAATGAGGGAGCCTTTAAAGCGTTATGGACAAGTATTCGTCATTCACATGCTCCTTCAATGGACATATTTGTAGAAGTTTCTACTAGTCAAATTGTCACTCCTACACCAAGTATTAGGCTAGATGATGTTGCTcaatttgtttcacttgaaaCTAATGACGTAAATGATGGGGAATTTTATGGTAACTTAGaaggtgatgagattgatgaggaaTTGACAATACTTGATGAGAATTTGTTGGCAAATGaagaagatggtgatgatgatcttgTCTTTGCTAGTGCTCCCATTGTTGAGTTTAATAAGATTGATCAATTAGATGAGGATGAATTGAATAGCTGGAAAACTTGGGAAAATATGGTAAGATATGAACATGGGAAAGAGTTTGCGGTTGGACAGTTCCCAAACAAAGCTTCACTTAGCGATGAGGTGACATCATATTGTGTTAAAGCAAATCAATTTTTCAAAGTTTCCGAATCAAAGCCTAATACTATTACCTTCAAATGTAGCCGGTCTCCTACACCATGTAATTGGCGGTTAAGGGCTACACAAAAAGACTTTCATTCTGAAGTTTTTACCATTGTGACATACAAAGGTCCTCATGATGAGTCTTGTGTTTGTGACATGGTACCTCAAGACCACATGAATTTGAAACGAGCATTCATAAGTCATGAGATTCGTAACCTTGTTGAGGGAGATTGGGGATATAAAGTAAACTCTGTTGTTACTTATATTTTAGATAAGTATGGTTACACAATTTCATACACCAAAGCTTGGAATGCAAAACAAAGAGCAATTGAGGAAATATTTGGAGATTGGGATAAATCATATGAGTTGCTACCTCGTTTCATGCAAGGCTTAAAAGAATCTAATCCTGGCACTATTGTTCAATTTTATACAACACCAACAACGAACCCAAATGTGCAAAAATTCAAGCGTGTTTTTTGGGCATTTAAACCATGTATTGATGGCTTTGAACATTGTCGGTCAGTTTTAAACATTGATGGAACCCACTTATATGGAAAGTTCAAGGGAACTATTATGACAGCTATGTCAATTGATGCTAATAATCAAATTTTCCCGGTTGCTTTTGCTATTGTTGAAGCCGAAAATACCGATAGTTGGCCTTGGTTTATGTCTTGCATAAGAGTATTTGTTACCAAAAGAAGTGGGTTGTGTGTCATTTCCGATAGACACAAAGGGATTATGAAAGCAATGAGTGAAGTTGGTAGTGGGTGGGAGGAGCCGTATGCTTATCATAGAGTTTGCATTCGTCATTTGGCTTCAAATGTTAATACAAGATTTAGAAATAATGCAGTTAAAGAAATGTTTGGGTCAACGGCAATGCAATTACAAAACAAGAAGTTTGACATAGGATTTCATCGCCTAGGTGAGTTGAATAGAGAGGCACAACAATATGTTGTTGAAATTAGAATAGAGAAGTTGTCAATTTGCCATGATGGTGGACATAGATATGGAATATTGACTACTAACTTGGCGGAGGCATTTAATAATGTTCTTAAAGGAGCACGTTTTCTACCCGTAACGGCACTCGTAAAGTTTGCAAGGAAACGATTGATGAAGGGGCttcattatagtccgaagattacaaccttgttgGAGGAAAATTGCCAAAAAGGAGCATACCATAAGGTTGTGGCTTTTAACCATGTCGGAGGGGTGTACCAAGTCACAACACGTAGAGGTTCTCGACCCATGTCACATGGTAACCATTTGCACACCGTTGATTTATCCAAGAGGACATGTACttgtaacaagtttcaaacatACAAGTATCCATGTTCACATGTGTATGCCGTTTGTAAAAAGAAGGGTTTAAATGCTACTCAATTTGTGGACATCGCCTATTCTACCGGAGAACACTTAGCTTCATATGCTTCTAAATTTCACCCTTTGAAAGATGAGGCTTATTGGGGTCCTTACAATGGGTCTAAAATAGTGTGCGATGAGCAAAATAAACGGGGAAATGGAAGACGGAAGAATAAAAGATTTCTTAATGAAATGGATGAGAAGAGTAAGAACAAGGTCACATAG
- the LOC141589821 gene encoding serine/threonine-protein phosphatase 7 long form homolog yields MRVNNSQGNNGTTSTTRPGEPGTSHTTRGTQEQGNIGRGKRWFPPMLVGLNFNVELISALVERWRPETHSFHLTIGEATVTLKDIQVLLGLRIRGDIVSGTTAYNWPLLVTELLGKTPGDGDLKGASLRIGWLLEQFSGLPEDANEDVLHQYVRAYLLLLMATIMFPDKSGNDIQVVYLPLLRDLTNLDNYSWGSAVLATLYCNLCRASNVKSKDIGGPLVLLQLWAWERISIGRPTLMRPVNATHHGPNPLGSQHQIRIDSLGRRWVSVNRKRPEGVTTLIGYRDAFDSMRHDQFTWQPYTRQILSFLPEFCYDDSDDWTVMAPMICFDIVEWHFPNRVARQFGWKQYIPLNSNTEPNLHKVDKRGACSRNWIEKHQPYISNWVRRGDFRFRGVEDDIEMSCYDPYMVWYRDRTILRLNPFPPQATY; encoded by the exons ATGAGAGTTAACAATTCACAAGG GAATAatggaacaacatcaacaacaaggcCCGGTGAACCCGGAACTTCTCACACAACAAGAGGTACACAGGAGCAAGGCAATATTGGAAGGGGGAAACGTTGGTTCCCTCCAAT gttagTGGGGTTGAACTTTAATGTGGAATTAATAAGTGCTTTGGTTGAGCGATGGAGGCCGGAAACCCATTCATTTCACTTGACTATTGGCGAGGCTACTGTGACCTTGAAAGATATTCAAGTGTTGTTAGGGCTACGGATAAGAGGGGATATTGTTAGTGGAACAACCGCTTATAATTGGCCCTTGTTAGTAACTGAACTCTTAGGCAAAACACCGGGTGATGGAGACCTTAAGGGGGCTTCTTTGAGGATTGGTTGGTTGTTAGAACAATTTAGTGGTCTTCCGGAAGATGCAAATGAAGATGTTCTACATCAATATGTGAGGGCATATTTGCTTCTCTTAATGGCAACTATCATGTTTCCGGATAAGAGTGGTAATGACATTCAAGTTGTTTATTTGCCTTTGTTGAGGGATTTGACCAACTTAGATAATTACTCTTGGGGAAGTGCCGTACTTGCTACTTTATATTGCAATTTATGTAGAGCAAGCAACGTGAAGTCCAAAGACATTGGAGGTCCTCTTGTTCTATTGCAATTGTGGGCATGGGAGAGGATTAGTATTGGTCGACCTACACTCATGAGACCCGTTAATGCTACTCATCATGGACCGAACCCATTAGGTTCTCAACATCAAATAAGGATTGACTCATTGGGTCGTAGGTGGGTAAGTGTGAATCGTAAGAGGCCGGAAGGGGTGACCACACTAATTGGGTATAGGGATGCTTTTGATTCAATGCGACATGATCAGTTTACATGGCAACCTTACACCCGACAGATTTTGTCTTTTTTGCCCGAGTTTTGTTATGATGACTCCGACGATTGGACAGTGATGGCACCTATGATTTGTTTCGACATTGTTGAGTGGCATTTTCCTAATAGGGTAGCTCGTCAATTTGGGTGGAAACAATATATCCCTTTAAACTCTAATACCGAACCTAACTTGCACAAAGTTGACAAAAGGGGTGCCTGTTCACGGAATTGGATAGAAAAACATCAACCCTACATATCAAATTGGGTTAGGAGGGGTGATTTTCGGTTCCGTGGTGTAGAGGATGATATTGAAATGAGCTGCTACGACCCTTACATGGTTTGGTACCGGGATCGCACTATTCTTCGCTTAAACCCTTTCCCCCCACAAGCTACTTATTAA
- the LOC141589823 gene encoding uncharacterized protein LOC141589823 yields the protein MTNSTTSQTVETPTPQNYSIIHVENTGTNITNIVFNGTNYDEWARSFHLALLAKGKDGYIDGSIKKPVETATDFPTWRSTNALVTGWIFNSIETSTRRTISTRPEARQADLLACRQGPTESLMAYYGRITTIWDEMLAFDPLPSCSYDRFDNVRSNILGTNPLPGLDIAYNRLLQAESIRDIHTAKPEPRPDVMAFAARVNTGPRNGGEEETVISPVPISQAVFVPDEQGRAKYAKNRGNSSSGSVSFGHVPARGNGGSSSSGAGLLGPGPRVHMASGTPVPTGAAAASSTRGGPTLITDQLDLNNLNPNDLAEITQWWKSRKLETSDRLNGNFSTLTWIIDTVYLINRTPSSIHNGKTPYEMLFQKPQPMSHIKTFGCLCYARNINRSNDKFAPRGRKCIFLGYPFGKKGWKVYDLDTGAHFSSRDVAFIEHEFPFQSLNIHDMENPSFLHDTLPSVLIT from the exons ATGACGAACTCAACTACTTCCCAAACTGTCGAAACTCCAACTCCACAAAACTACTCCATCATTCACGTTGAAAATACGGGAACGAACATCACAAATATCGTTTTCAACGGCACGAACTACGATGAATGGGCACGGTCTTTTCACCTTGCTCTACTTGCAAAGGGGAAAGACGGATACATCGACGGGTCAATCAAAAAGCCTGTTGAAACCGCGACTGATTTCCCAACCTGGCGGTCTACTAATGCTCTAGTAACCGGTTGGATTTTCAATTCAATCGAAACATCCACTCGTCGTACGATTTCGACTCGGCCTGAAGCACGACAG GCAGATTTACTTGCGTGTCGTCAAGGCCCTACCGAATCCCTCATGGCCTATTATGGTCGTATAACTACAATATGGGATGAAATGCTCGCTTTCGATCCACTGCCGTCCTGCTCCT ATGATCGATTTGATAATGTCCGTTCCAATATTCTTGGAACTAATCCCCTCCCTGGTCTCGACATAGCATATAATCGCCTCCTTCAGGCTGAGAGTATCCGTGACATTCATACTGCCAAACCCGAACCGCGTCCTGATGTGATGGCTTTTGCTGCTCGGGTTAATACTGGACCTCGAAATGGGGGGGAGGAGGAAACCGTGATCAGTCCCGTTCCAATATCTCAG GCAGTGTTCGTCCCCGATGAACAAGGACGCGCGAAATATGCTAAAAACAGAGGAAACTCGTCCTCTGGTTCCGTGTCTTTTGGCCATGTTCCTGCCCGCGGAAATGGTGGTTCCAGCTCCTCGGGTGCTGGTCTTTTAGGCCCTGGACCGAGGGTTCATATGGCCTCAGGTACGCCGGTTCCGACAGGTGCTGCTGCTGCATCATCAACTCGTGGGGGTCCGACTTTAATCACCGATCAGCTAgaccttaataacctcaacccgAACGATCTTGCTGAAATAACTCAATGGTGGAAATCCAGAAAACTCGAAACATCCGATCGTCTCAATGGTAACTTTTCTACTTTAACTTGGATTATCGATACAG TCTATCTTATAAATCGTACACCGAGTTCTATCCATAATGGGAAAACCCCATATGAAATGTTGTTCCAAAAACCCCAACCCATGAGCCATATCAAAACCTTTGGTTGTCTTTGCTATGCGCGAAATATTAATCGCTCCAACGACAAATTTGCACCTAGGGGCCGCAAGTGCATTTTCCTAGGCTATCCATTTGGAAAGAAGGGTTGGAAGGTATATGATTTAGACACGGGAGCCCATTTCTCATCTCGTGATGTTGCCTTCATTGAGCACGAGTTCCCATTCCAGTCCCTCAACATTCACGATATGGAAAACCCTTCATTTCTCCATGACACCCTTCCTTCTGTATTGATCACATAA